Proteins found in one Alicyclobacillus cycloheptanicus genomic segment:
- a CDS encoding RrF2 family transcriptional regulator has translation MKVSQKTEYGLRAMVALAILAGQEQPISLPTIAESEAIPEQFLDQIVGKLRRAGFVKSVRGVNGGYMLSRPPEDISVGALVRVLEGSLSPIGCVTDRGADDGQAEENASENFCGRIRGCHTRSVWLRVTDAITRALDSISLADVMLDEVGVGAVVSADR, from the coding sequence GTGAAGGTTTCCCAAAAAACGGAGTATGGGCTCCGGGCCATGGTCGCACTGGCCATCTTGGCGGGTCAGGAGCAGCCCATCTCGCTGCCGACCATTGCCGAGTCCGAAGCCATTCCTGAGCAGTTTCTCGATCAAATCGTCGGGAAGCTGCGGCGCGCCGGGTTTGTCAAGAGCGTGCGCGGCGTCAACGGCGGGTACATGCTGAGCCGGCCGCCGGAGGACATTTCCGTTGGGGCGCTGGTGCGCGTACTGGAAGGTTCGCTGTCGCCGATTGGATGTGTGACCGATCGCGGTGCAGACGACGGGCAAGCGGAAGAGAACGCCAGCGAGAACTTCTGCGGCCGCATCCGCGGGTGCCACACGCGGAGTGTGTGGCTGCGTGTGACGGACGCCATCACGCGCGCGCTGGACTCCATTTCCTTGGCAGATGTCATGCTGGACGAAGTGGGTGTCGGCGCGGTCGTCAGTGCGGACCGCTGA